In Macaca thibetana thibetana isolate TM-01 chromosome 8, ASM2454274v1, whole genome shotgun sequence, one DNA window encodes the following:
- the CCN3 gene encoding CCN family member 3 — MQSVQSTSFCLRKQCLCLTFLLLHLLGQVAATQRCPPQCPGQCPTTPPTCAPGVRAVLDGCSCCPVCARQRGESCSDLEPCDESSGLYCDRSADPSNQTGICMAVEGDNCVFDGVIYRSGEKFQPSCKFQCTCRDGQIGCVPRCQLDVLLPEPNCPAPRKVEVPGECCEKWICGPDEEDSLGGLTLAAYRPEATLEVSDSSVNCIEQTTEWTACSKSCGMGFSTRVTNRNRQCEMLKQTRLCMVRPCEQEPEQPTDKKGKKCLRTKKSLKAIHLQFKNCTSLHTYKPRFCGVCSDGRCCTPHNTKTIQAEFQCSPGQIVKKPVMVIGTCTCHTNCPKNNEAFLQELELKTTRGKM; from the exons ATGCAGAGTGTGCAGAGCACGAGCTTTTGTCTCCGAAAGCAGTGCCTTTGCCTGACCTTCCTGCTTCTCCATCTCCTGGGACAG GTCGCTGCGACTCAGCGCTGCCCTCCCCAGTGCCCGGGCCAGTGCCCCACGACGCCGCCGACCTGCGCCCCCGGGGTGCGCGCGGTGCTGGACGGCTGCTCCTGCTGTCCGGTGTGCGCCCGCCAGCGTGGCGAGAGCTGCTCAGATCTGGAGCCATGCGACGAGAGCAGTGGCCTCTACTGTGACCGCAGCGCAGACCCCAGCAACCAGACTGGCATCTGCATGG CGGTAGAGGGAGATAACTGTGTGTTCGATGGGGTCATCTACCGCAGTGGAGAGAAATTTCAGCCAAGCTGCAAATTCCAGTGCACCTGCAGAGATGGGCAGATTGGTTGTGTGCCTCGCTGTCAGCTGGACGTGCTACTGCCCGAGCCTAACTGCCCAGCTCCAAGAAAAGTTGAGGTGCCTGGGGAGTGCTGTGAAAAGTGGATCTGTGGCCCAGATGAGGAGGATTCACTGGGAGGCCTCACTCTTGCAG CTTACAGACCAGAAGCCACCCTAGAAGTCTCTGACTCAAGTGTCAACTGCATTGAACAGACCACAGAGTGGACGGCATGCTCTAAGAGCTGTGGTATGGGGTTCTCCACCCGGGTCACCAATAGGAACCGTCAATGTGAGATGCTGAAACAGACTCGGCTCTGCATGGTGCGGCCCTGTGAACAAGAGCCGGAGCAGCCAACAGATAAG aaaggaaaaaagtgtcTCCGCACCAAGAAATCACTCAAAGCCATCCACCTGCAATTCAAAAACTGCACCAGCCTGCACACCTACAAGCCTAGGTTCTGTGGGGTCTGCAGTGATGGTCGGTGCTGCACTCCCCACAATACCAAAACCATCCAGGCAGAGTTTCAGTGCTCCCCAGGGCAAATAGTCAAGAAACCAGTGATGGTCATTGGGACCTGCACCTGTCACACCAACTGTCCTAAGAATAATGAGGCCTTCCTCCAGGAGCTGGAGCTGAAGACTACCAGAGGGAAAATGTAA